One Terriglobia bacterium genomic window, TGGCGGGATAAATGCCGAAGAAAAGGCCGACCATCACTGACAATCCCACTCCGACAAGGATGGCGCTGAGCGGCACCGAGGACGTTACGAACCTCTGGACCAGCACGTTGACCAGCAGCGCGAGCAGGATGCCGACCACTCCGCCCGTGCCGGCCATGACGGCGGATTCGATGATGAATTGCGTCAGAATGTCCCGCCGGCGCGCGCCGAGGGATTTGCGGATGCCAATCTCATGCGTGCGGTCCGTAACGCTGGCCAGCATGATGTTCATGATCACGATGCCGCCGACCACCATGAAGACGGCCACGACGCCAATGGTGACGGCAAAGATGGTGCCCGTCAGTCTCTGCCACAGGTCCATGATGGTTTGCGAGGCGTTGATGCCGAAATTGTCGTTGTCGTTGTATTGCAGATGGCGCCGGACCCGCATCAGCATGCGGACCTCGTCCTCGAGCGGGATCATCTGGGCCGATGACCACGCCTGGATGCTGACATTCAGTTCTGCCCTGGAGAAGTAGGCTTTCTGGAACGCCGTGAGGGGAACGATGGCGAAGTTGTCCTGGCTTTGTCCGAAGGTTGTTCCGATTTTCTCCGCCACCCCGATCACGCGGAATGTGTGTTCATCGATACGGATTTCTTTGCCAATCGGGTCAACGTTAGGGAAGAACTTGTCCACCAGGTCCGTTCCGATAAAGCAGACCGGCGCGGCATGGGAATAATCGGAATCAGAAATATAGCGGCCATAATCAACCTTCTGCTGGCCGATATCGATCATGCTGGGCGTTACCCCATTAAGGTCCACATCGTAGACCACCTGGTTCCCATAATGCGCCGTGCGGCCCCAGTACTCGGCCGTCGCGCCGATGGTCTTATAACCCTGAACGTTTTCCTCAAGGAACCTGTAATCATCCATGCGAATGGGGCGGTTGCGGCGCCGCGCCTCCAGCCAGGATTCATAGCCCTGGGCCCACTTGTACTGGCTCAGGATAAACGTGTTGACGCCCAGGTTGGCGACGTGCTCGGCGATGTAGAGGTTCATACCGTTAATGACGGACATCACCACAATCAGGGTGGTGGTGGCAATCACCACGCCAAGCAAAGTGAGGAAGGAACGAAGCTTGTGCGAATTCAAGGCTTCGAGGGCAATCCAGAAAGCCTCGCGGGCCGTTACCCAGGAGCTATACAGCTCTCCGTATTTGCGGCCACTGTCCTTCGTCGGCGGTTGTCCAGTCATTGCAGTTTTCACGGAAAGCCCTGCTCCAACCCCGCTGCCGGGAGGTCTGCGCGGCCGTCCTAAACCACCTTTTCGTCCCTGTCGATCCTTCCATCGCGAATGTGAATGATGCGATGGGCGCGGGCGGCGATGTCGTGCTCATGTGTGACCAGAACGATGGTGTTGCCGGACTCATGAAGGCGGCCAAACAAATTCAT contains:
- a CDS encoding ABC transporter permease, with protein sequence MTGQPPTKDSGRKYGELYSSWVTAREAFWIALEALNSHKLRSFLTLLGVVIATTTLIVVMSVINGMNLYIAEHVANLGVNTFILSQYKWAQGYESWLEARRRNRPIRMDDYRFLEENVQGYKTIGATAEYWGRTAHYGNQVVYDVDLNGVTPSMIDIGQQKVDYGRYISDSDYSHAAPVCFIGTDLVDKFFPNVDPIGKEIRIDEHTFRVIGVAEKIGTTFGQSQDNFAIVPLTAFQKAYFSRAELNVSIQAWSSAQMIPLEDEVRMLMRVRRHLQYNDNDNFGINASQTIMDLWQRLTGTIFAVTIGVVAVFMVVGGIVIMNIMLASVTDRTHEIGIRKSLGARRRDILTQFIIESAVMAGTGGVVGILLALLVNVLVQRFVTSSVPLSAILVGVGLSVMVGLFFGIYPASKAARLDPIEALRAET